In Festucalex cinctus isolate MCC-2025b chromosome 9, RoL_Fcin_1.0, whole genome shotgun sequence, the DNA window AAATTCAAACTTTAATCCCTCAATTCCTGCCATCAAAACAATCATTTGAATCCAAACACTTACAGTTTTGCATTCTGTCGTTTTGTTCATAAAGTTGTTGACTCTATTTGGATCCAACACTCACTACTTTAAACACAAGACACAGCAGCCCAGTCATTACACAGTGATCAATGCAGCAGCATTGAGAGATTAAACATGACTGCACTGGCTATATGTGTATAGTGTAGctgacatattaaaaaaataaataaataaaaacacattaaaaaaatagaaagtaaactataaaaaaaaatatttaaaagaaacagaagtaaagaaaaaaatagttgacCTCCCGCCACAGATGTAGCATAGCTGCAATGAATTATTGTAAAAAGCTGAAATCTTTGGAATTGCTCTAATCAATGTAAACCtgaatcataaacaaacataacaaCAAATAGATTAATGAACAAATCATTGTggaccctgcgattggctggcaaccagttcagggtgtaccccgcctactgccgaagcctgctgggataggctccagcacccccgcgacacttgtgaggaagaagcggttaagaaaattgatggctggatggatcatTGCGGACCTTAAATGTCACCAACCTGCTCCCCACAATTCAGCACCACCGACGGAAGTGGATTAACTGTCTTCCTGAACTTTTAAGTGTAAGACAAACTGTCAGTTCAAAGCAATTCAACGAATTTGGCATGACAGCATTGTTGCTTTTACCAAAAAAGTAGATCAAATTACAGTCATACACCAAAGTCTTTCAGAGTCCACATGTCTATTTTAAAAGTCTACCATGgtataaaaaatcaaattaaaaaaaatattcttcttaCCTCCCCCGAAGTGTTTCTCCTGTCAGGGAGCACCAGAGTGTTGGCGTGGCTGCCCGGGACAACGGTGGAGCCGATACTCATCCTGGGTCCGACTAACATGTAGCGTTTGTCTCCTGATCTGTACTGGATGCTGTGACACAGCGTGCCATCATAATTAGCGTCTTGTAGATATTTGGAAGTGTACTCTGTGGATTTGGAGCACTGCATGGCGATCAGCACGATGATGCTGATGACAAAAAGGAGCGAGACGGAGCCCAAAGTGATGATGAGATAAAAAGTCACATTGTCCTCCTCATTGTCCACTTTTGCTGCACTTTTGACATCGGAAGCTGCAAAAGCCTCTTTGGGCTCCACAAGTTTGACAGTCACAGTAGCTGTTGCCGAGAGCGAAACGTTGCCGTTGTCTTTGACCAGTATGAGCAGTCCATGCTCAGCCTCGTCTGTCTCCGTCAAGGAGCGAAGTGTTCGGATCTGGCCCGTATAGCGGTCCAAAGAAAACAGACTGTGGTCGGTGACTTGCTGCAGAGAAAACAGCAACCAGCCGTTATATCCGATATCGGCGTCATAGGCTCGGACTTTAGTCACCAAGTCTCCTGCTTTCATATTGCGGGGAATCTCCTCCACGCCTTCAGCCGAACCGTTGGAGCTGACTGGATACAGGATGACTGGAGCGTTGTCGTTCTGATCCAGAATGAACACGTTCACCGTCAcgttgctgctcagtggaggacTTCCGCCGTCGGTGGCCACCACTTGGAACTGGAAACTCTTCAGCGTCTCAAAGTCAAAACTTTTTAGTGCTGATATTTCACCATTCTCTGGGTTGATGTTtaaaaaagttgacattttaaCTTGGCTTCCTTCTCCTCTGTTAATGTGATACGTCAGAGCTGCATTTTCATTCAAGTCTTTATCAAATGCAGTGACAGAAAAAATGGACTTCCCTGGCACATTATTTTCCAGCAAATAAAGTTGGATTGGATTGTGCAAGAAGGTTGGAATATTATCATTAACGTCTGACACATCAACATGAAGAATTTTAAAAGTGGACAGAGGCGGTTGACCACAGTCTGTAGCTGTGATTGTGATGTCATAATCCGCCACTAATTCTCGATCCAGTCTGTCTTTCAGAACCAGCGAGTACATGTTATCTTGAAATGAAGGTTTTAACTCAAATGGGACATTTTGTGAAAGACTACATATGACTTTGCCGTTCAATCCGACATCTTTGTCGGTGATGCTTATAAGAGAAATGACAGTCCCAGGTTTAGAGTCTTCTGGCACAGTTTTTGACAGAGATGTCACGTCTATTTCAGGTTGATTGTCATTTTCATCAACTATTTTAATTATCACTCGGCAGTCGGTACTCATTGGAGGTTGTCCTTTATCTGTGGCATGGACATCCAATTTGTAAACATCAACCTTCTCAAAATCAATGTGGCCCTTTACTGTTATTTCACCTGTGTTTTTATCCAAACTAAATGTTTCATTTAGTTTAGATTCGAGTTCCCCACCAAAATGATATTCAACTTCTCCATTTAATCCTTCATCTAGGTCAGTTGCTTCCACCTTGATAACAACTGTGCCCGATTTTACATTTTCAGATAAAGTAACAGAATGCACTTCTTGCTTAAAAATTGGGTGGTTATCATTAGAGTCGAGAACTATAACTGTGACATTAAGACTTCCATATCTTGCTGGATTTCCACCATCAACTGCAGTGAGAACAAGTCTGTGCTCAGTATCTTGTTCTCGGTCCAGAGACTTTTGTAATAATAAGAAGGGTATCTTATCATCGCCTCTCTCCCGAATTTGTAGATTAAAATATTCGTTCATGCTTAACTTGTATGCACGCACTGTATTAACAACAACATCTGGGTCATGTGCGGTTGGTAATTGGAAACGTTTTCCAGGAAGTGTAGACTCTGGGATTTCTAAAATTTTCTCTAACTCTTGAAAAGTGGGTGAATTGTCATTAATGTCTATAATTTCTACACCAACATGATGAATTTCCATCGGATTCTCAGCGACTAATTTCAGATTAACTAAACATGGTGAAATGCCCTCACATATCTCCTCTCTGTTGATGCCTTTATGCACAATGAGGACGCCATTGTTCGCATTTACCTCAAACTGAGCCCCCTCATTGCCCGAAACAATCCGAAAACGTCTCTCCACCAACGTGCTGATGTCCAATCCCAGATCCTTGGCGACGTTCCCCACCACTGTTCCCACTTTGACTTCCTCCGCGATGGAATATTTGATCTGAGCTGCGATCTGCTCCAGACAAACCAACATGATGCAGAGAAACAGACCTCGCCTTTGTCCTCCTGCTCCCATCCTCTCAGCTTGGATTAGAGCATTGAAATCCAAATTCcaccaaaaaaatgaaaccaccaaaatgacaaaattctTTATCTCAAATatatccccccaaaaataaggCAATAAAAGACTGAAACGACCGCAACATCCGCTTTTGTTGACGGTCCCGTCTCCTCTGATGACTTGAACAAAACGATTCCAGAAGGGGCAGGACACCTTATACTCCACACTTGATATGacactgccacctagtggttataTTTCATTAACTGCATGGAGAACATTAATGTGCTTCTGAGTGATTTTGGGTTACTGTCACGTAGTTCTCCTTCATGTCCTACAAAATATACTTTATTTCCCTTCATACACTATGTATCGGACACATCTCATCAAAGTGTGTGGGCTGTAGTTACTTTAATAcgaatattctgtttgccatagaataaatacattataatcCTCCACAAAACTCCACTTTTAAGAGGTCCATCAGTTTTTTATCTCACTAATTCCAAACTCTTATCCCTCAATTCCTACCATCAaaactacaaatacaatttGAATCCAAACTCTACAGTGATAACAACAATCATGTAGTCATCACATATCTACTGCATATGTATCTAATTTTGACCAAATTCCAATTGGACAATAAACTGTACCTTACACCAGGTtaacatcatcatcacattAGTAATAATAATCTCTCAGAGCCGTGCACAGTGGTGAACTTGTTAATGTCATAGGTAGGCAGGGAGGTAAATAAATTAACAGATAATTTTATGTAAGTATATTTAGTAAACTGTTCTAATCAGTGTGCACCTTAATAGTAAGCTAAACATCATAACAGCAATGTGTTTGATGAAGAAATCATTGCGGACTTTAAATGTCATCAAACTACTCCTCAGAATTCAGCACCACGGACAGAAGTTAATTTACTGTTTTCCTCAACTATTACATATAAAACATGGTGTCAGTTAAATTCACTTATTTGAATATGGCAACATTGTTGCTTTTACCAGAAAAGCAGATCAAATTCCACCAACAGACCAAAGTCTTCAGGGTGCAAATGTCTACCatgcacaataaaaaaataaaaaaataaaaaaaataaaaaaataaaaaaaataaaaaaataaaaaaaataaaaaacgttctTCTTACCTCCCCTGAAGTGTTTCTCCTGTCAGGGAGCACCAAAGTGTTGGCGTGGCTGCCCGGGACGACGGTGGACCCGATACTCATCCTGGGTCCAACTAACATGTAGCGTTTGTCTCCCGATCTGTACTGGATGCTGTGACACAGCGTGCCATCATAATTAGCGTCTTGTAGATATTTGGAAGTGTACTCTGTGGATTTGGAGCACTGCATGGCGATCAGCACGATGATGCTGATGACAAAAAGCAGCGAGACGGAGCCCAATGTGATGATGAGATAAAAAGTCACATTGTCCTCCTCATTGTCCACTTTTGCTGCACTTTTGACATCGGAAGCTGCAAAAGCCTCTTTGGGCTCCACAAGTTTGACAGTCACAGTAGCTGTTGCCGAGAGCGAAACGTTGCCGTTGTCTTTGACCAGTATGAGCAGTCCATGCTCAGCCTCGTCTGTCTCCGTCAAGGAGCGAAGTGTTCGGATCTGGCCCGTATAGCGGTCCAAAGAAAACAGACTGTGGTCGGTGACTTGCTGCAGAGAAAACAGCAACCAGCCGTTATATCCGATATCGGCGTCATAGGCTCGGACTTTAGTCACCAAGTCTCCTGCTTTCATATTGCGGGGAATCTCCTCCACGCCTTCAGCCGAACCGTTGGAGCTGACTGGATACAGGATGACTGGAGCGTTGTCGTTCTGATCCAGAATGAACACGTTCACCGTCAcgttgctgctcagtggaggacTTCCGCCGTCGGTGGCCACCACTTGGAACTGGAAACTTTTCAGCGTCTCAAAGTCAAAACTTTTTAGTGCTGATATTTCACCATTCTCGGGGTTGATGTTtaaaaaagttgacattttaaCTTGGCCTCCTTCTCCTCTGTTAATGTGATATGTCAAAGCTGCGTTTTCATTCAAGTCTTTATCAAATGCAGTGACGGAAAAAATGGACTTCCCTGGCACATTATTTTCCAGCAAATAAAGTTGGATTGGATTGTGCAAGAAGGTTGGAATATTATCATTAACGTCTGAAACGTCAACGTGGAGAATTTTAAAAGTGGACAAAGGAGGTCGACCACAGTCTGTAGCTGTGATTGTGATGTCATAATCCGCCACTAATTCTCGATCCAGTCTGTCTTTCAGAACCAGCGAGTACATGTTATCTTGAAATGAAGGTTTTAACTCGAATGGGACATTTTGTGAAAGACTACATATGACTTTGCCGTTCAATCCGACATCTTTGTCGGTGATGCTTATAAGAGAAATGACAGTCCCAGGTTTGGAATCTTCCGGTACAGTTTTTGATAGATGTGTTATTTCTATTTCAGGTTGGTTGTCATTTTCATCAACTATTCTTATGATCACCCTGCAATAGGTACTCGTAGGAGGTTGTCCTTTGTCTGTGGCATGAACATCTAATTTATAAACGTCAACTTTCTCAAAATCAATTTGACCCTTCACTCTTATTTCACCAGTGATTCTATTCAAACTAAACATTTCATAGATTTTTGAATCAAGTTGTCCTCCAAAATAATATTCAATTTCACTGTTTAATCCATCGTCCAGGTCAGTTGCTTCCACCTGAATGATGCTTGTGCCAGGTTTCACATTTTCAGATAAAGTTACAGAATAGACGTCTTGAGTAAATGTTGGATGGTTATCATTTGAATCAAGCACTTTAACTGTAATGTTAAGACTTCCCGATCTTGCTGGATTTCCACCATCAACTGCAGTAAGAACAAGTCTGTGCTCAGAGTGTTTTTCTCGGTCCAAAGACTTTTGTAAAACTAAAAATGGCACCTTATCTTCACCTATTTCTCTAATTTGTGTGCTAAAatattcatttgtatttaatttatacaTACGCACTGTGTTAGAGACAACATCTGGGTCATGTGCATTTGGTAGCTGAAAGTGTCTACCTGGAAGAGTGGACTCAGCTATTTCTAAAATTAATTCTTCCTCTTGAAAAGTAGGTGAATTGTCATTAATGTCTATAATTTCTACACCAACATGATGAATTTCCATAGGATTCTCAGCGACTAATTTCAGATTAACTAAACATGGTGAGATGCCCTCACATATCTCCTCTCTGTTGACGGTTTTATGCACAATGAGGACGCCATTGTTCACATTTACCTCAAACTGAGCCCTCTCATTGCCTGAAACAATCCGAAAATGTCTCTCCAGCAACGTGCTGATGTCCAATCCCAGATCCTTGGCGACATTCCCCACCACGGTTCCCACTTTGACTTCCTCCGCAATGGAATATTTGATCTGTGCTGCGATCTGCTCCAGACAAACCAACATGATGCAGAAAAAGAGACCTCGCCTTTGTCCTCCTGCTCCCATCTTCCCAGCTTGGGTCACAGCATTCAAATCCAAATTCCACCAAAAAAATTAACCACCAAAAAGACAGAAATGTTTATCTTAAAAGTATGCCAAAAAAATTAAGGCAATACAGGACTGAAACGACCGCAACATCCGTCTCTGTTGAAGGAACCGTCTCATCTGATGACTTGAACAAAACGGTTCCAGAAAGGGCAGGACGCCTAAAAATGCTCAACACTGTATACTGATAAGacactgccacctagtggttataTTTTATTATGCGCATGGGTAATATTACCATAAACtataaaatgtgcatcagcgtGATTTTGAATTGTTGTCGTGTCGTTTTTGTAACTCTTGTTCTACAAAATACACTTTATTTCCCCTTATACACAATGTTAAGGACAAAACACATCAAGGCCTGCATGTGTGCTGtagttaatttgataaatagaTTCTGGCTTCCATACAAGAAATATACAGAAAGAATATTAGAATAATAATATAAGAAATAGTCCTCCACAATATTCctcctttatttaaaaacagatcCATGAGTCTTTTACCTCACTAAATTCACTAAATCAAAACATAAATCCTTCCATTACTTCCCTCAACACAATATATACAACTCAAATCTAAACACTATAgtcaaatgataaataaaatcaaatagttATCACATATGCAGCTAACATTGGTAAAACGTCCATTGGACATTATGATGTCGCTTCCAGGTCAACATAATCAGTATGGTGTCCAGATCCTTTCAGGACGATGGAGAGTAGAGAAATTGTTAACTAATGTTTGAGGAAGTCGGGGAAGTAAAGTAGGTTAAAAGGTAATTTTATATAGATGCTAAATTGATTATGAGAATGTTTCTTGTGTTCTTGCAGTATTTGCTTTCTGTTGGTTAGTCAGCCCAGTAGCCCCTATATGGTTATGTTATTGTCCAGCCCTGATGATCTTAAATGttgaacttgtttgtggttgtcGTTGAAGTTATATATGGCTTAAGTTCTAGATTTACGCTCTCTTATTTTGTTCATACTTGTTGACTCCATTTGGATCCAACAGTcaatattttaaacacaacacaCATGATCAATACAACTGCATGGAAGGATTCAACACAACAGCATTGcatgtacatccatccatccatccatccattctcctcacaagggtcgctgggggtatcctagctggctatgggcagaggtcggggtacaccctgaactggttgccagccaatcgcaaattGCATATACaccaatgatttaaaaaataaaaaataaaaaataaaaaaatagcaaaagtttGCCTCCGCAGATGTGGTACTGCTGTCATGAACTGTAAGATGTTGAaagtttggaaattgttctcatCAATGTGAACCTTAACAGTAAGAAAATATCATGACAGCAAAGAGTTTAATGAAGAAATCATTGTGGAACTTAAGTGCAAACTAAACTCCCCAAAATTTAGCACCACCGACAGAGGTGTATTCACTTTCCTCAACTACAAAgtctaaaataaacaaactgtcAGTTAGAAACAATTCAATGATTTTGATGTGACATTTTGCTTTTACCAGAAAAGCAGATCAAATGGCAGCGACACACTAAAGTCTTCAGGGTGCACATGTCTATTGTAAGGAATTACCacagtaaaaagaaaaggaaaaaagttCGTCTTACCTCCCCCGAAGTGTTTCTCCTGTCAGGGAGCACCAGAGTGTTGGCGTGGCTGCCTGGGACGATGGTGGAGCCGATACTCATCCTGGGTCCAACTAACATGTAGCGTTTGTCTCCCGATCTGTACTGGATGCTGTGACACAGCGTGCCATCATAATTAGCGTCTTGTAGATATTTGGAAGTGTACTCTGTGGATTTGGAGCACTGCATGGCGATCAGCACGATGATGCTGATGACAAAAAGGAGCGAGACGGAGCCCAAAGTGATGATGAGATAAAAAGTCACATTGTCCTCCTCATTGTCCACTTTTGCTGCACTTTTGACATCGGAAGCTGCAAAAGCCTCTTTGGGCTCCACAAGTTTGACAGTCACAGTAGCTGTTGCCGAGAGCGAAACGTTGCCGTTGTCTTTGACCAGTATGAGCAGTCCATGCTCAGCCTCGTCTGTCTCCGTCAAGGAGCGAAGTGTTCGGATCTGGCCCGTATAGCGGTCCAAAGAAAACAGACTGTGGTCGGTGACTTGCTGCAGAGAAAACAGCAACCAGCCGTTATATCCGATATCGGCGTCATAGGCTCGGACTTTAGTCACCAAGTCTCCTGCTTTCATATTGCGGGGAATCTCCTCCACGCCTTCAGCCGAACCGTTGGAGCTGACTGGATACAGGATGACTGGAGCGTTGTCGTTCTGATCCAGAATGAACACGTTCACCGTCAcgttgctgctcagtggaggacTTCCGCCGTCGGTGGCCACCACTTGGAACTGGAAACTTTTCAGCGTCTCAAAGTCAAAACTTTTTAGTGCTGATATTGTGCCGGTGACCTCATTAATATTCAAAAATGATGTCACACTGTCACTTTTCCTTTGGAGCGAGTATGCCACAGCTGCATTTTCTTCCCCATCAGCATCTTCGGCGCTcacagaaaataaagacactCCTGCTTTGTTGTTTTCCAGCACATAAAAAGTGTAAGGGCTTTCACTGAATAAAGGTCTATTATCATTAACATCCAGTACATCTACATGTATGACCTTAGTCGAGGACATAGAGGGTGTCCCTAAATCTTTAGCTGTTATTGTGATATCATACACATGCTCCCTCTCTTTGTCTAAATAGTCTTTAGTGACAAGAGAATATGATTGCCCATCTGGGGACGACTTGAGGGCGAAAGGCAAATCCTCCGGCAGGCTGCAGACCACCTGACCATTCACACCTGAATCCAAATCATTCACGCCCACCAGTGCCACCACTGTACCAAGAGGGGCATTCTCTGCAATGTGACTCAGCAATGAGGTGATGTCTATTTTGGGCCGGTTATCGTTCACATCATCCACTCGGACTACCACGTTGCATTGTGTGGACAGCGACACGGCGCCTTTGTCCACAGCCACTATCTTCAGCTCATAGACTTGTTTCTCTTCAAAATCGAGCTCTCCTTTAACTGTTAGTTCTCCGCtttttttattcacatcgaACGGCATGCTGGAGAGTCCTCTCAATTTGCTTCGTAGAGAATATTCAATCTCACCGTTCAATCCCTCGTCTGAGTCTGACGCGTTGACTGTCAGCAGATATGTCCCCACTGGTGCGTTCTCCTTCACAGTAATGGAGTATTTCTGACGGTCGCACACCGGTGCGTTATCATTTATGTCAGATATAATAACCGTGATGTTAATAGTACCTGTTTTAGGTGGTTTGCCCCCATCCGCGGCCATCAATATTAAGTGGTGCTGTGCTGCGTTTTCTCTATCCAAAGGCCGCTGAAGCACAAGAAAAGGCACCTTCCCCTCCTCGCCAAAGTCTTCAGTTTCCAGGTGGAAAAAAGTGTTGTGGTTCAGCTTGTACATCTGGACGGAATTCAAACCAACATCCAAGTCTTGGGCTCCTTCAACTTGAAATTTGGATCCAACTACAGCCGATTCCAGCACCTCTAAAGTGCAATTATCATCAAGGAACTTGGGCGAGTTATCATTCACATCCAGTACCTCAACAAGGATTTGATGCATCTCCAAGGGATTTTCCACAATCACTTTGAGATTGGTGATGCACGGCACGGTGTTACCGCACAGGTCCTCGCGGTCTAATTGCCGGTGGACAGATAGAACACCATCTTTTTGATTTACCTTGAACTGCTCCTGCTTTGTTCCTGACACCGCACGGAGATTTCTGTCCAGCAACCGCCCGACGTCCAGCCCAAGGTCCTTGGCCACATTTCCAACCACTGTTCCCGGTTTTACTTCCTCCTGGATTGAATATCTTATTTGAGCAGAGATTCCTTCTGGATGGAGAACAATCAGCAGTGGCAAACACAAAGAAATCCAAGTCTGCGGCCATTGTCCTCCCATGCTACATCCTGCCATTGTTAATCAGGGACGATTTCTAACCACAGCTATTCAATATTTCTTGTAGTCGATATCTCCAGTGTTTCATATCGGATCATAAACAAATATACAGGAGAGTAATCATTTTGGTGGAGCAACGATCGCTGCTTCTCGTCCGCCTCTGTTGGTCGA includes these proteins:
- the LOC144026264 gene encoding protocadherin alpha-8-like: MAGCSMGGQWPQTWISLCLPLLIVLHPEGISAQIRYSIQEEVKPGTVVGNVAKDLGLDVGRLLDRNLRAVSGTKQEQFKVNQKDGVLSVHRQLDREDLCGNTVPCITNLKVIVENPLEMHQILVEVLDVNDNSPKFLDDNCTLEVLESAVVGSKFQVEGAQDLDVGLNSVQMYKLNHNTFFHLETEDFGEEGKVPFLVLQRPLDRENAAQHHLILMAADGGKPPKTGTINITVIISDINDNAPVCDRQKYSITVKENAPVGTYLLTVNASDSDEGLNGEIEYSLRSKLRGLSSMPFDVNKKSGELTVKGELDFEEKQVYELKIVAVDKGAVSLSTQCNVVVRVDDVNDNRPKIDITSLLSHIAENAPLGTVVALVGVNDLDSGVNGQVVCSLPEDLPFALKSSPDGQSYSLVTKDYLDKEREHVYDITITAKDLGTPSMSSTKVIHVDVLDVNDNRPLFSESPYTFYVLENNKAGVSLFSVSAEDADGEENAAVAYSLQRKSDSVTSFLNINEVTGTISALKSFDFETLKSFQFQVVATDGGSPPLSSNVTVNVFILDQNDNAPVILYPVSSNGSAEGVEEIPRNMKAGDLVTKVRAYDADIGYNGWLLFSLQQVTDHSLFSLDRYTGQIRTLRSLTETDEAEHGLLILVKDNGNVSLSATATVTVKLVEPKEAFAASDVKSAAKVDNEEDNVTFYLIITLGSVSLLFVISIIVLIAMQCSKSTEYTSKYLQDANYDGTLCHSIQYRSGDKRYMLVGPRMSIGSTIVPGSHANTLVLPDRRNTSGETCAP